One window of Enterobacter sp. RHBSTW-00175 genomic DNA carries:
- the silR gene encoding copper/silver response regulator transcription factor SilR — protein MKILIVEDEIKTGEYLSKGLTEAGFVVDHADNGLTGYHLAMTAEYDLVILDIMLPDVNGWDIIRMLRTAGKGMPVLLLTALGTIEHRVKGLELGADDYLVKPFAFAELLARVRTLLRRGNTMITESQFKVADLSIDLVSRKVSRAGNRIVLTSKEFSLLEFFIRHQGEVLPRSLIASQVWDMNFDSDTNAIDVAVKRLRAKIDNDYGTKLIQTVRGVGYMLEVPDA, from the coding sequence ATGAAAATATTGATCGTCGAAGACGAAATTAAAACAGGTGAATATCTCAGCAAAGGGCTTACAGAGGCAGGGTTCGTAGTGGATCACGCTGATAATGGTCTTACCGGATATCATCTCGCCATGACAGCCGAGTATGATTTAGTCATTCTGGATATCATGCTACCTGATGTGAACGGCTGGGATATCATCCGCATGCTGCGCACTGCCGGAAAGGGTATGCCGGTCTTACTGCTGACAGCCCTCGGCACGATCGAACATAGGGTCAAAGGACTGGAACTGGGTGCGGACGATTATCTGGTTAAACCCTTTGCGTTTGCCGAACTGCTCGCCCGGGTGAGAACCCTTCTGAGGCGGGGAAACACGATGATCACGGAAAGCCAGTTTAAGGTGGCTGACCTCTCGATTGATCTCGTATCCAGAAAAGTCAGTCGCGCCGGAAACCGCATTGTGCTCACCAGTAAAGAGTTCAGCCTGCTGGAATTCTTCATTCGCCATCAGGGAGAGGTTCTTCCCCGCTCCCTGATTGCCTCTCAGGTCTGGGACATGAATTTTGACAGCGACACTAATGCGATCGATGTCGCAGTAAAGCGACTCCGCGCTAAAATAGACAACGATTACGGGACAAAGCTGATCCAGACAGTCCGGGGCGTGGGCTACATGCTGGAGGTCCCGGATGCATAG
- the silS gene encoding copper/silver sensor histidine kinase SilS, which yields MHSKPSRRPFSLALRLTFFISLSTILAFIAFTWFMLHSVENHFAEQDVSDLQQISTTLNRILQSPVDPDDKKISKIKESIASYRNVALLLLNPRGEVLFSSAQGAALRPAVNSADFSEHSRARDVFLWTVEDPAGPMDTGSEMKMETYRIIASSGQAIFQGKQQNYVMLTGLSINFHLHYLDALKKNLIAIAVVISLLIVLIIRIAVRQGHLPLRNVSNAIKNITSENLDARLEPTRVPIELEQLVISFNHMIGKIEDVFTRQANFSADIAHEIRTPITNLVTQTEIALSQDRTQRELEDVLYSSLEEYNRMTKMVSDMLFLAQADNNQLIPDRVMFDLRAEVMKVFEFFEAWAEERNITLKFNGMPCLVEGDPQMFRRAINNLLSNALRYTPEGQAITVSIRKQGSFFDLVIENPGKPIPEEHLSRLFDRFYRVDPSRQRKGEGSGIGLAIVKSIVEAHHGRVHVESDIRSTRFILSVPRLEKMIPDPQH from the coding sequence ATGCATAGCAAACCTTCCAGACGCCCTTTCTCACTCGCTCTGCGGCTGACCTTTTTTATCAGCCTGTCCACGATACTGGCTTTTATCGCCTTCACCTGGTTTATGCTGCATTCTGTTGAAAATCATTTTGCCGAGCAGGATGTCAGCGATCTTCAACAAATCAGCACCACACTGAACCGTATACTGCAGTCCCCGGTGGATCCGGATGATAAAAAAATAAGCAAAATAAAGGAATCAATTGCCAGCTACCGCAACGTTGCCCTTTTGCTCCTCAATCCCAGGGGTGAAGTGCTCTTTAGCTCAGCTCAGGGGGCGGCACTACGCCCGGCAGTGAATTCAGCAGATTTTAGCGAGCACAGCCGCGCACGGGATGTCTTTCTCTGGACGGTGGAGGATCCTGCGGGACCGATGGATACCGGGTCCGAAATGAAGATGGAAACATACAGGATTATCGCCTCCTCTGGTCAGGCGATATTTCAGGGCAAACAGCAGAACTATGTCATGCTGACTGGCCTATCCATTAATTTCCATCTCCATTACCTCGATGCGCTGAAAAAGAACCTGATTGCGATTGCCGTCGTGATAAGCCTGTTGATTGTTCTGATCATTCGAATCGCTGTCCGTCAGGGGCACCTGCCCCTTCGTAATGTCAGCAATGCCATTAAAAACATCACCTCCGAGAATCTTGATGCGCGACTGGAACCGACACGCGTTCCCATTGAGCTGGAGCAACTGGTTATCTCGTTCAATCATATGATTGGAAAGATTGAGGATGTCTTTACCCGCCAGGCCAATTTCTCTGCCGATATCGCGCATGAGATCAGAACGCCCATCACCAATCTGGTGACGCAGACTGAAATCGCACTGAGTCAGGATCGAACACAGAGGGAACTTGAGGATGTCCTCTATTCCAGTCTTGAAGAGTATAACCGGATGACCAAAATGGTCAGCGACATGCTGTTCCTGGCACAGGCAGATAATAATCAGCTGATACCTGACAGGGTCATGTTTGACCTCAGAGCGGAAGTCATGAAAGTCTTCGAGTTTTTCGAAGCCTGGGCCGAAGAACGCAATATCACGCTCAAATTTAACGGGATGCCCTGTCTGGTCGAGGGAGATCCACAAATGTTCAGAAGAGCGATCAATAATCTGTTATCCAATGCCCTGCGTTATACCCCTGAGGGACAGGCAATCACCGTCTCAATAAGAAAACAGGGGAGCTTTTTTGACCTTGTGATTGAAAATCCGGGGAAACCAATCCCTGAAGAGCATTTATCAAGGCTGTTTGACCGTTTTTATCGGGTGGATCCGTCCAGACAACGAAAAGGAGAAGGCAGCGGCATCGGTCTTGCGATTGTGAAGTCAATCGTGGAAGCACATCACGGAAGAGTGCATGTGGAATCGGATATACGCTCGACACGTTTTATTTTATCCGTACCCAGACTGGAGAAAATGATTCCGGATCCCCAACACTGA
- the silE gene encoding silver-binding protein SilE, with translation MKNIVLASLLGFGLISSAWATETVNIHDRVNNAQAPAHQMQSAAAPVGIQGTAPRMTGMDQHEQAIIAHETMTNGSADAHQKMVESHQKMMGNNTVSTTVPSTSYAAMNEHERAAVAHEFMNNGQSGPHQAMAEAHRRMINAG, from the coding sequence ATGAAAAATATCGTATTAGCATCTTTGCTGGGCTTTGGTTTAATTTCATCGGCCTGGGCCACTGAAACCGTGAATATCCATGATCGCGTCAACAATGCACAGGCTCCTGCTCACCAGATGCAGTCTGCTGCGGCTCCTGTCGGGATCCAGGGGACTGCTCCTCGTATGACCGGTATGGACCAGCATGAACAGGCCATTATTGCTCATGAAACCATGACGAACGGCTCGGCGGATGCGCACCAGAAAATGGTGGAAAGTCATCAGAAGATGATGGGAAATAACACGGTATCCACGACCGTCCCGTCAACGTCTTACGCGGCGATGAATGAGCATGAAAGAGCAGCGGTTGCCCATGAATTCATGAATAACGGGCAATCCGGCCCACATCAGGCCATGGCCGAAGCGCACCGCCGCATGATCAATGCAGGCTGA
- a CDS encoding DUF305 domain-containing protein, producing MKIKNTLFVILMLSLPAISAEHSEMKMSDMHSSASSQEYMAGMKNMHEKMMAAVNESNPDKAFAKGMIAHHEGAIAMAETELKYGKDPEMRKLAQDIIKAQKGEIEQMNKWLGSQK from the coding sequence ATGAAAATCAAAAACACCCTTTTTGTAATATTAATGTTATCCCTGCCAGCCATTTCTGCTGAACATTCGGAAATGAAAATGTCAGATATGCACTCATCGGCATCATCACAGGAATATATGGCTGGCATGAAAAATATGCATGAAAAAATGATGGCCGCCGTTAATGAATCCAATCCCGATAAGGCCTTTGCAAAAGGTATGATCGCACACCATGAAGGGGCAATCGCAATGGCTGAGACCGAGCTCAAATACGGAAAAGATCCCGAAATGAGAAAGCTTGCGCAGGACATCATTAAAGCTCAGAAAGGTGAAATCGAGCAGATGAATAAATGGCTTGGCAGTCAAAAATAA
- the silC gene encoding Cu(+)/Ag(+) efflux RND transporter outer membrane channel SilC, producing the protein MFKLKLLSISTIFILAGCVSLAPEYQRPAAPVPQQFSLSRNSLTPAVNGYQDTGWRNFFVDPQVTRLITEALTNNRDLRMAALKVEEARAQFNVTDADRYPQLNASSGITYSGGLKGDKPTTQEYDAGLEFSYELDFFGKLKNMSDADRQNYFASEEARRAVHILLVSNVSQSYFSQQLAYEQLRIARETLKNYQQSYAFVEQQLVTGSTNVLALEQARGQIESTRAEIAKREGDLAQANNALQLVLGTYRALPSEKGMKGGEIAPVKLPPNLSSQILLQRPDIMEAEYQLKAADANIGAARAAFFPSITLTSGLSASSTELSSLFTSGSGMWNFIPKIEIPIFNAGRNKANLKLAEIRQQQSVVNYEQKIQSAFKDVSDTLALRDSLSQQLESQQRYLDSLQITLQRARGLYASGAVSYIEVLDAERSLFATQQTILDLTYSRQVNEINLFTALGGGWVE; encoded by the coding sequence ATGTTCAAATTAAAACTACTCAGCATCAGCACAATCTTCATTCTGGCTGGTTGTGTCTCTCTGGCGCCTGAATATCAGCGTCCGGCAGCACCGGTACCCCAGCAGTTTTCACTGTCCCGTAACAGCCTGACGCCAGCGGTGAATGGCTATCAGGATACGGGCTGGCGTAACTTTTTTGTCGATCCCCAGGTCACCCGGCTGATTACTGAAGCCCTGACTAATAACCGTGATTTGAGAATGGCTGCACTGAAGGTTGAAGAGGCCCGGGCCCAGTTCAACGTCACGGATGCAGATCGTTATCCCCAGCTGAATGCCTCATCCGGGATCACATACAGCGGTGGTCTGAAAGGTGACAAGCCGACCACACAGGAGTACGACGCAGGTCTGGAGTTCAGTTATGAGCTCGATTTTTTCGGCAAACTTAAGAACATGAGTGATGCTGATCGCCAGAACTACTTTGCCAGCGAAGAAGCCCGTCGGGCCGTACACATCCTGCTGGTATCCAACGTTTCACAAAGCTATTTCAGCCAGCAACTGGCGTACGAACAACTTCGTATTGCGCGGGAAACGCTGAAAAATTATCAACAGTCCTATGCTTTCGTTGAGCAGCAGCTCGTGACCGGGAGTACGAACGTTCTGGCACTTGAACAGGCGCGAGGACAAATCGAAAGTACCCGCGCCGAAATAGCCAAACGAGAAGGCGATCTGGCTCAGGCAAACAATGCCCTGCAACTGGTGCTGGGAACGTACCGCGCACTTCCGTCAGAAAAAGGGATGAAAGGCGGGGAGATAGCCCCAGTAAAATTGCCACCAAATCTGTCTTCACAAATTTTGCTGCAGCGACCGGATATTATGGAAGCGGAATATCAGCTGAAAGCGGCTGATGCCAATATTGGCGCAGCGCGAGCGGCCTTTTTCCCCTCAATTACCCTGACCAGTGGTCTTTCCGCAAGCAGTACGGAGCTGTCCAGCCTGTTTACGTCAGGAAGTGGAATGTGGAATTTTATCCCTAAAATTGAAATTCCTATATTTAATGCTGGCAGGAATAAAGCCAATCTGAAGCTGGCTGAAATTCGCCAGCAACAGTCGGTGGTTAATTACGAACAAAAAATTCAGTCAGCCTTTAAGGATGTTTCCGACACGCTTGCGCTGCGCGACAGCCTTAGCCAGCAACTTGAGTCACAGCAGCGTTATCTTGATTCACTTCAGATAACTCTCCAGCGTGCCAGAGGATTGTATGCAAGTGGTGCTGTCAGTTACATCGAAGTGCTGGATGCAGAACGTTCCCTCTTCGCTACCCAGCAAACCATTCTCGATCTTACCTATTCCCGGCAGGTTAACGAAATTAATCTGTTTACCGCGCTGGGTGGCGGTTGGGTAGAGTAA